A single genomic interval of Salmo trutta chromosome 13, fSalTru1.1, whole genome shotgun sequence harbors:
- the LOC115205289 gene encoding RNA-binding motif protein, X chromosome isoform X1, with translation MAEADRPGKLFIGGLDTETDEKALEKYFSKYGRIVEVLLMKDRETNKSRGFAFVTFESPADAKDAAREMNGKSLDGKPIKVEQATKPTFGRGPPPMHPRSRGPPRGFRGSRGAPPSRDYYDNIGIVEPFFKGISSRGPPPLKRGPPIRNGGPPPKRHAPSPMGRTPMSRDRDPYGPPPPRRESMSRRDDYPSPRDDYYSTKDSYSSRDYTSSRDTRDYAPPPRDYPQSSSRDDYGSMSRGYSERDGYGGGREPKSYMERPSAAAYREPYGGYGNSRSAPPSRAPQPSYNGSGGSSRYDDYGSSSRDGYGGRESYPSSRSDPYPPSRGERMGRQERGPAPPIERGYPPREAYSGSSRGAPRGGRGGTRVDRGIARSRY, from the exons ATGGCAGAGGCTGACCGACCAGGGAAGCTTTTCATCGGAGGCCTGGACACTGAAACTGACGAAAAAGCCCTTGAGAAGTATTTCAGCAAATATGGCAGAATAGTAGAAg TTCTGTTGATGAAAGATCGGGAAACAAACAAATCAAGAGGTTTTGCTTTTGTGACCTTTGAGAGTCCTGCAGATGCAAAGGATGCTGCACGTGAAATGAATGGGAAG TCGCTTGATGGTAAGCCAATCAAGGTTGAACAAGCTACGAAACCTACTTTTGGACGCGGCCCACCACCCATGCATCCACGCAGCCGTGGTCCCCCTAGAGGCTTTCGAGGATCTAGAGGAGCACCACCATCCAGAG ACTACTATGATAACATAGGAATTGTAGAACCCTTTTTCAAAGGGATTTCATCCAGAGGCCCCCCACCACTGAAGAGAGGACCTCCGATTCGTAATGGAGGCCCCCCACCCAAGAGACACGCTCCCTCTCCTATGGGTAGAA CTCCCATGTCCAGGGACAGGGACCCCTATGGTCCACCCCCTCCCCGCAGAGAGTCGATGTCCAGAAGGGATGATTACCCATCACCAAGGGATGACTATTACAGCACAAAGGACAG CTATTCTAGCCGGGACTATACGAGTTCCAGGGATACAAGGGACTACGCACCACCACCAAGGGATTATCCCCAATCCAGTTCCCGTGATGACTATGGGTCAATGTCCAGGGGCTACAG TGAGCGTGATGGTTATGGTGGAGGCCGGGAACCCAAAAGCTATATGGAGCGCCCAAGTGCAGCCGCCTATCGAGAGCCCTACGGTGGTTACG GTAACTCACGCAGCGCCCCACCCTCAAGGGCCCCCCAACCATCCTACAATGGCAGTGGCGGAAGCAGTCGCTATGACGACTATGGCAGCAGTTCCCGGGATGGCTATGGCGGTCGTGAAAGTTACCCCAGCAGTCGAAGTGACCCATACCCCCCTAGCCGTGGTGAGCGAATGGGCAGGCAGGAGCGGGGGCCAGCGCCCCCAATCGAGAGAGGCTACCCTCCTCGTGAAGCGTACAGTGGCTCAAGTCGTGGGGCACCCCGTGGTGGCCGCGGCGGCACCAGAGTCGATAGAGGAATTGCCCGCAGCAGATACTGA
- the LOC115205289 gene encoding RNA-binding motif protein, X chromosome isoform X2: MAEADRPGKLFIGGLDTETDEKALEKYFSKYGRIVEVLLMKDRETNKSRGFAFVTFESPADAKDAAREMNGKSLDGKPIKVEQATKPTFGRGPPPMHPRSRGPPRGFRGSRGAPPSREPFFKGISSRGPPPLKRGPPIRNGGPPPKRHAPSPMGRTPMSRDRDPYGPPPPRRESMSRRDDYPSPRDDYYSTKDSYSSRDYTSSRDTRDYAPPPRDYPQSSSRDDYGSMSRGYSERDGYGGGREPKSYMERPSAAAYREPYGGYGNSRSAPPSRAPQPSYNGSGGSSRYDDYGSSSRDGYGGRESYPSSRSDPYPPSRGERMGRQERGPAPPIERGYPPREAYSGSSRGAPRGGRGGTRVDRGIARSRY; this comes from the exons ATGGCAGAGGCTGACCGACCAGGGAAGCTTTTCATCGGAGGCCTGGACACTGAAACTGACGAAAAAGCCCTTGAGAAGTATTTCAGCAAATATGGCAGAATAGTAGAAg TTCTGTTGATGAAAGATCGGGAAACAAACAAATCAAGAGGTTTTGCTTTTGTGACCTTTGAGAGTCCTGCAGATGCAAAGGATGCTGCACGTGAAATGAATGGGAAG TCGCTTGATGGTAAGCCAATCAAGGTTGAACAAGCTACGAAACCTACTTTTGGACGCGGCCCACCACCCATGCATCCACGCAGCCGTGGTCCCCCTAGAGGCTTTCGAGGATCTAGAGGAGCACCACCATCCAGAG AACCCTTTTTCAAAGGGATTTCATCCAGAGGCCCCCCACCACTGAAGAGAGGACCTCCGATTCGTAATGGAGGCCCCCCACCCAAGAGACACGCTCCCTCTCCTATGGGTAGAA CTCCCATGTCCAGGGACAGGGACCCCTATGGTCCACCCCCTCCCCGCAGAGAGTCGATGTCCAGAAGGGATGATTACCCATCACCAAGGGATGACTATTACAGCACAAAGGACAG CTATTCTAGCCGGGACTATACGAGTTCCAGGGATACAAGGGACTACGCACCACCACCAAGGGATTATCCCCAATCCAGTTCCCGTGATGACTATGGGTCAATGTCCAGGGGCTACAG TGAGCGTGATGGTTATGGTGGAGGCCGGGAACCCAAAAGCTATATGGAGCGCCCAAGTGCAGCCGCCTATCGAGAGCCCTACGGTGGTTACG GTAACTCACGCAGCGCCCCACCCTCAAGGGCCCCCCAACCATCCTACAATGGCAGTGGCGGAAGCAGTCGCTATGACGACTATGGCAGCAGTTCCCGGGATGGCTATGGCGGTCGTGAAAGTTACCCCAGCAGTCGAAGTGACCCATACCCCCCTAGCCGTGGTGAGCGAATGGGCAGGCAGGAGCGGGGGCCAGCGCCCCCAATCGAGAGAGGCTACCCTCCTCGTGAAGCGTACAGTGGCTCAAGTCGTGGGGCACCCCGTGGTGGCCGCGGCGGCACCAGAGTCGATAGAGGAATTGCCCGCAGCAGATACTGA